In the Natronolimnobius baerhuensis genome, one interval contains:
- the aroA gene encoding 3-phosphoshikimate 1-carboxyvinyltransferase, giving the protein MNVTITPSSVRGTARAPPSKSYTHRAILAAGYADGATVRDALWSADTRATARAVELFGGTVERQSDGTLEIEGFDGRPEVPADVINCDNSGTTMRLVAGAAALADGMSVLTGDESLRSRPQGPLLEAIQELGGWAESTRGNGQAPLVVTGPITGGEVSIPGDVSSQYITSLLMAGAVTAEGIEIDLETELKSAPYVDITTELLADYGVDAEQTDRGFTVAGGQSYAPADGKYAVPGDFSSISYLLAAGAIASEEGIHVEGAQPSAQGDTAIVDIVERMGAEVEWDRENGTIDVSKAELEGIEVSVEDTPDLLPTIATLGAVAEGDTHITNAEHVRYKETDRVSAMAEELGTMGVETTEEQDLLTIHGSESTLSGATVDGRADHRIIMSLALAGLVADGETTVQGTEHVDVSFPGFFDLLEELGADVTEA; this is encoded by the coding sequence ATGAACGTCACTATCACACCCTCGAGCGTTCGAGGAACGGCACGCGCACCGCCGTCGAAGAGCTACACCCACCGAGCGATTCTGGCCGCTGGGTATGCCGACGGCGCAACGGTTCGGGACGCACTCTGGAGCGCCGACACGCGGGCGACCGCTCGCGCCGTCGAGTTGTTCGGCGGGACCGTCGAGCGCCAGTCTGACGGCACCCTCGAGATCGAGGGCTTCGACGGCCGACCCGAGGTCCCGGCGGACGTGATCAACTGCGACAACAGCGGGACGACGATGCGACTCGTCGCCGGCGCGGCCGCACTCGCGGACGGCATGTCCGTGCTAACGGGCGACGAGTCACTGCGCTCGCGTCCACAGGGGCCGCTGCTCGAGGCCATTCAGGAACTCGGCGGCTGGGCCGAGAGCACCCGCGGGAACGGGCAGGCTCCCTTGGTCGTCACCGGGCCGATCACCGGCGGCGAAGTGTCGATCCCCGGCGACGTTTCCTCGCAGTACATCACCTCGCTGCTGATGGCCGGTGCAGTAACTGCGGAGGGAATCGAGATCGACCTCGAGACCGAGCTCAAGTCCGCGCCCTATGTCGATATCACGACGGAGTTGCTCGCGGACTACGGCGTCGACGCCGAGCAGACCGACCGTGGCTTCACCGTGGCGGGCGGGCAGTCCTACGCGCCGGCGGACGGCAAGTACGCGGTTCCCGGCGACTTCTCGTCGATTTCGTACCTGCTCGCCGCGGGCGCAATCGCCAGCGAGGAGGGCATCCACGTCGAGGGAGCCCAGCCGAGCGCACAGGGTGACACCGCCATCGTCGATATCGTCGAGCGCATGGGCGCTGAGGTCGAGTGGGACCGCGAGAACGGAACGATTGACGTTTCGAAGGCCGAACTCGAGGGGATCGAGGTCTCCGTCGAGGACACGCCGGATCTGCTGCCGACGATTGCCACGCTCGGTGCTGTCGCGGAGGGCGACACCCATATCACGAACGCAGAGCACGTCCGCTACAAAGAGACCGACCGCGTGAGCGCGATGGCCGAGGAGTTAGGGACGATGGGCGTCGAGACGACCGAGGAACAGGACTTGCTGACGATCCACGGCAGCGAGTCGACGCTCTCCGGCGCGACCGTCGACGGGCGGGCCGACCATCGGATCATCATGTCGCTCGCGCTCGCGGGGCTGGTCGCCGACGGGGAGACGACGGTACAGGGAACGGAGCACGTCGACGTCTCCTTCCCCGGCTTTTTCGACCTGCTCGAGGAGTTGGGTGCGGACGTGACTGAGGCGTAA